The DNA region TGATCTTCATCCGATGATTCGTCAGTATCGTCAAACTCCCCGGAACCGTTATCGTAGTCCGTGATGGTAAACAGGAAGGAGAGACATCCAAACTTCAGGAAAGATCCTTGATAAAGAATCGCCGTTCCTTCCCAGCCGCTGACCTTCGGCTTTGTCGCACAACCACACTCGGGTTTTACTACGTTCGTCATGCTGAAAAAACAACGATTGTTAGTAAAATTTCGCAATTACATTATCCAGTTTATTTAACCAACCTAGTCGAGGaaataaaatctttatttttccgCGTGCAATGTCTAGACAGGTCGATTTTGTCCATGATTTCCTTTCGCAATTTTGCTTTGTCCAGCTTTTTGTCCTTGCCATCGTCTTGATCTTCTTTTCTGGTTTTCTTGGCCGGAGCTACGATAGCTTCGGTGATGCCAGGCCCATCGTTTGTTGGCGTAGTGAAATCGCAAGAAAAAAGTTGCCCATTGACCGTTGTTCCGTGCTCGGAGTAGTTTAAAAGCTCAAACATTTTCGTAACCTGTTGCAAAAGAGGAAAAAGTGTTATGATTAAATTAAAGCATGTTCACATTGATACGTACCTCGTCGTAAAAGATGGTAGCATGTTTCTCAGAGATAAATTGGCACGAGCCGTATTGAGACAGTTGTAAGTCATTTCCTTGCCCACTGCCAACCGAGAACGATCTGTAGCGCATGTAAATGGAACGAGACAAATCGGGCGCATCGAACCAGCTGCATCCGGGAAGCTCGACGTCCACCGGAGTCAGAACGGCCCTGATCCGGATGAGGTTGTTGTTGGTTTGTCCCATCTCGAGACTTTTCGTCAACTCCACAACCTTATTTTGAACCTTCTCTACAGCTGCCCTTGGATCGTCTTCGTTCGGTTTTGGTTGCTCCACCTTCATTGGTGGGGTAAAACTGTTGGTGAATTGATTTGGCTGCTATCGGTAATCAATGTGTAGTCTCGTTTCGACTGGTAAACTCTCGTGCAATGCGCTCGATATCGTCTTTTGTGAGCAGCTGGCTAGGCAACGGAATCGTTTTGACAGGTTCTTCCGATTTGATCGTTTCAATGATAACCTTTTCCGGAACTTTGGCGGACGTTTCGCTCCGTTGcgtcaaaatttgctgcaatctttGAAATGCAAGCAATTTGATAAAAGAATCATCGTACGACTTGAGCTCTTCGTtgactgaaattaaaaataaaacttatcaaTTTCTTATCAGACTGACCCTTTTTGTAAATCTTACTTTTCTCCAGCTCTACTCCATCCTTGCTAACTTCGTCCACAACTTCAATCTTGGGCTTTTTTGACCCGACCTCCTCCGTTGCATCGGCATCTTTTGCAGCCGAGGCCGTTTCATCCTCAGCCGCGTCGGTCGCCTTGGCCGAAGGAGATTTCTTCGGAGAAGCCTTATGTTTCTTACCACGTGGACTGGACTTGCACTTCGGTCCCTGTACATCCTCGCTCACAGGATCCGTTTCCTTCGTCGTTTCACCGACACTCTCGTCGTGTACGCACTCCGCTTCTGCTTGGTTCAGTTTTTCGTCCGCTCCGCTGATGGCCTTCAATTCCGTGTCAATCATATCCAGAATTTGCGTGTTGTCATAAACAGGCTTGGCTGGGTCCATAAAACGATTGAATTTTTGGCGCGCAGGAGCTCGCGCAATGATGGCAATAAATCTGGCGGATTCTGGTAATGATATTCGATCATTGGTGGAATCTCAATACGATCGCGGACGCGCAGACGTTGCTTGACGCGGAACGGTGGATTTCGACGATGAACCTTGCGAAAAAACTCATTCTTGACAGTATCCTGATCAATGTTGGCGTTGAAGTGATTCCATAATTTCATTCTTTCCGAGGCCGAGACCGAGTTGACCAGCTTCCAATCCTGGagaaaataataattagaaTTGAGTCCAAAGCCATAAGTTGATATGTGCTTACGATAAACTGCTCCACATGGTTCGGGCACATCCACATTGAGGTCGGCAGCGCAGTCAGCGGCGGGTCGAGACAATCCTGGTGGAAGAACAAGTCGCAATAATCGCACGCGATCAGCGGCGCCCTGCGGCAGGACTTCCCGCAGGTGTGACACGTTTTAGCTGGAAGTGGAACCAACCCGTACCCGTCAAGCTCATACACTTTACGCCCCTCGGTCCCCGTTTACCGTTACCGTTCTTTTGACCCGAATCATGCTTTTCGGTTCCGGGGAACGGAAAATGTGAATTTATCTCGCGTGGCAACTCGAACTGGCGTGGGTTCAAAATGCGTGCCGCCCGGATCAACTGGTCCAACGGTGACAAGCTGGACAAGTCCTCAAGCTCCTTCTCCACACGTTCGTCGACGATCGTCCCTTTTTCAGCACCACCAGCACTGTTTGCCGAATTCTTGCGTGAATTACTGCGGTTGCGcatctttttaattttagagATTTGAGACGACTCAGCCATCGCAGCATCCGGACGGGTTTCTTGCGTCGCGGACCCCTGGTCAGTCATCTTGCAAGTGTGACAAATCCACAAACCGTTGGGAATGTCTTGCTCCGACAACGGAGGATcactaaaacaaacaaaaagaaacttAACCCGTTTGAACTTAGCTCTGGGAGCTGGTCCCCATACTGGCATCCTAAATGAAAACTCGAAGGACAGCGGTCGCAGCAAATCAGATCACCTCCCTCGCCACATGCGTCACAAGTGTCATTGTTGTGGCCGCGTCCAGGTTTCCGATAGTAAGGATGATGCGGTTTTTTCCCCGGTGGCTTCGAAGCTTCTCCCGACTCCGGAGGTTTGATCAGCGCTTGGATAAGCTGGCGGGAGAAAAACAGTTATTTATTCGATTGACCGTACATTTTGTTCACATTCTTACCGGCATAAGGCCGTCGCCTTCGTTCATGTCGTACTGAGCTctatttttcgacatttttaaacattttccagtgaaataaaatgaaaaaaaaatattttccacgaCGCACCAAGAAGGCTTAAAGAAGCGTTCTTCAGTTGTTGTCAAAACGGCGTTTGACAGACACACTGACGAGAACTTGTTCAAAAGGAGATCAAGAATTTTTCCatgcactgtaactgaaaatcgcactttgttGAGTTCGTTTCCGCACTTTTTCATATTGACCGtttctttcaaaggtaccgtaaaacggggtgactttgatagccggggtgactttgataggtgtgcgatttttccgcaaaatgaagagtacaattaaaatacgtaaggaatggttcagaaacatactgaccgtggtagagaagtgttcaaagtacctcatgaagaacttttcataaatttttgaaaagtttataaagttagttaactatagttaagaaaatgtggatgaaagtcattattttaaacttctcaaagtgtcatgatttttcaatgaacatgatttttaatcggaaaacggaatgcattttcggattctttggacaattttccactaggagaaggttaaataagtttgtaaataataaataatatgtttttgaaacacaattaaaaaaatctccaaatttataggcaaattcagttgaacaaatttcatgtaaaatgtgaaaacttgtgattcgtgcttcgaattcagtttaaaatgcaatataaatcgataattttataaacaaaactatttttaacaaatttcaggcaaaattctgactttttagaaattttaccttaaatttatatgtattttgttaaaaagcttataaacttaattaacttaatataaacattgatttttttcttacaaactatatcagctactttagtgatggtacatttaacgtacaaataaagtttgaacatcttaaatatgattttaacaagaaaaactatgactatcaaagtcaccccggaattaaaaccaagaatttttaacgtaattatttttctaaacactattgaaaaaactttttttctaaaatagtgcatggactttgtgtggcctaccccagtacatgttttaaaaataataatcttgagaaaaccttacctgttggaaaatattctaaaaacaaattgaaatcctatcaaagtcaccccggtttacggtacacgccgcgcggcatttcagaatgtgccgtagacattgttgccagcgattttctgcacttttagtGCAATAAAAACGTACCTGGCAACAATGGCAAGTGATTCgaaaagaagatcaacaaaacaaaacgcgcagtatgggatttgacagcgagcatttgccgaaagtgcggcgcgtcgtttcgaggctggtatgccgcgtgtctttttcgggaatacgcgcaatacgattttgtcaattcgactgcgattacacaaaaaagtgtttGCTGTTTTCATGTTGAAAATACCAAAGTTGATGAAACTGTAAGAAtttattgcacactttgcaccaaataCTCCCCCTGTGcaaactgtttgaaaaatgtcgcacgtcgtacgagttgtcgcacggttctgattttaccgtttcgatatcgattggtcgaaaggacgacaaacactTGACATGCCcgatttttttaccaaataagccatttttacCCGAATCGTCTTAATTTGCCTAAAGCGCTTCTGATTCAATATTGGAAAGTTGGTCGGATTCTTATACACAGGTGGCGTTTGCACGTCTTAATCTCCAGAACCGACAGCAACGTAATGTTAAAGTTTTTGGCCTTCTAGTAGGTCGCCCGTATCAGCCTGTATCCGAATATGACCCCGTCTTTGTACTGCCTACGTTGACCTTCGCGCCGAGTGAGGCCACCACGTCCATGATGCCGTTGTTGCAATTATTCACGCCAATCACGCCGGAACGCACCTCGATGTACACTTAACCCCCGGCCATCACCTTTAGGATCGTTTTCTCCGTTGGAGTACGCCTCCTCGTGCTCCTCGTAGCTGACGGACTGTGAAGATCCTGATAAAGCCACGCCAACCTTTGATTATTCTGAATAACTGGCCCTTTCGTTTGAGTCGGCCACCTCCACGAGCACAAAGTTGTTCTTCAGCTGGGAGTCCAAAACCCACTACACTGCACTCACTTCACTCCACTCCGTTGACCTTCTTCTCCGGAAAAGAATTTTCAATTCGTTTCGCAAGTACCTACTAAAATCTTGCCCTTTTTTGTCTTCACCGCATTACTGATCcgattcttttttcaaaaacttctgaCAAGGCAGAATTTGCCGCTCTTCTGTTCATCAAACATGttcaaaacatgaataaaactGTCAAAGTGTTTACGTCGACACGGTAAAGTCatcgagctgtcaaaaaatCGATGAGAAAAACTATGTCGGGCATGTCAagtgtttgtcgtcctttcgaccaatcgatatcgaaacggtaaaatcagaACCGTGcaacaactcgtacgacgtgcgacatttttcaaacagggtatACTCAAGCCGACTGGTACTCAGTTTTGAGATTGGCTACATTTTGacgtgtttgtgttttttttaattacgaaaataatttaaattcctCGAGTGTGTATcgttgatgatattttttttcatccatttaattcgcagcaaaatatttttgtgtcgtgtttcctaaaaaaatatcgcCAATATCCTCTAAAACCTCCTCTAATTCCATTTGCCACAGTTATTATgcttttgtgttgaaaagtgcGTTGACTGTTCCCGAAAAGTGGTGTATTTTAGCACAAAATACGGAAATTGCTTTAACTTAACAACTGCAGACAACCAGACAGCAATCATGGCTCGTGAATATGATCATTTATTTAAGCTCCTCATCATCGGAGACAGTGGTAAGTATTTCAATCGTTCATCCGACGAGTAAGCTCCAGAGATTTCCATGTTGTAGATACTTTTGTGTAAGAATTCAAGACAAAATTCAACCTTAATATATTTGATTGTTCGTCAACCATTAGAAGCATGTTGGGAGTTTCGCATAGGCACTTAACCTTCATCAAGTAAATCAGTTTGACATCTATTGGTCTTGTGTTTTTCATCGGATATCAAAACAGCAAGTTGAAGTAAATGTCTGGACTTTTATGTTGATTAGGTTCTAAAaacaaatgtaaaatttgagtgTATCCcaaccagggttgccaggtccaaattgaaaaacgttacttaatccacctttaggtggttggtgccttcctcacattcataaagtcaatacattcagtaaaaatagctacatgtttaacaaatcaactttattactcatttcttttggtAGGGTTCACAGACCTTAAATATTTCttgctcatcggcaaggtctgataaaaaacctatccaaagatagttcgcatggatgaTTCaggcaatatttctatcacaatatctgaaatccggcctccaacaAGTGtataaatgagcatgagcatgagcatgagagaccacccatggttgtccttctccgttgctgaacaggaccgtaatatcctatcaatacaaccgaccatacgcttaaacgatctaattaggttttacgccgactcgatttggaggttagaaaggagtgcactgtttacatggacttagcacagttcgatgcggtcgtcgattttgttcggggaaattcgtcgacaatcgatgaagaccatgtaaacagtgcacacgagctgtcaaatgacgtcacggtatAAAacctaatggtgtttcccttatcaacagcatgtatgaatgcgctaaaaagataaacatcaagatcattaaaactagatctagagcaaataggtaacagtcgttggccaccaacggcgcccgccatgtcagtttgtagatctcgggggattgggacgggaatgttagttagcacaggttgctacaaagggtgggttctatacgatatccacacccccacgtgtgccggaaaactacttctacttgggattttgttagtgttGTTAGTAATgaccaggattcaacatagaggatgatgatgcgatcatacaataatcaataaattttgtttaatggtgtgatgtattatgcattctcaaggcaaacagtcggagtatgcggatgagactattcccagttatttggtgttgagtttagcataaatgattcaatcttagacagccggctgtggaaagataaaaccaaataaaatgcgaaaacgcgaaaccgcccggaccgaaaaacacacacaatcgggggtacaacaaagacggaaatggcaacgaaaatcctgcgtgatgaccgcgacgcacaccgttcaaattctccaacgcaactgtcaaacaccGCGAAatcgcccggatcgaaatacacacacaatcggggggacaacaaagacggaaacagcaacgaaaatcctgcgtgatgaccgcgacgcacaccgttaaaattctccaacgcaactgtcaaacaccGCGAAATcgcccgggtcgaaatacacacacaatc from Culex quinquefasciatus strain JHB chromosome 3, VPISU_Cqui_1.0_pri_paternal, whole genome shotgun sequence includes:
- the LOC6047952 gene encoding LOW QUALITY PROTEIN: PHD finger protein 12 (The sequence of the model RefSeq protein was modified relative to this genomic sequence to represent the inferred CDS: inserted 1 base in 1 codon; deleted 3 bases in 2 codons; substituted 3 bases at 3 genomic stop codons), producing MSKNRAQYDMNEGDGLMPLIQALIKPPESGEASKPPGKKPHHPYYRKPGRGHNNDTCDACGEGGDLICCDRCPSSFHLGCHDPPLSEQDIPNGLWICHTCKMTDQGSATQETRPDAAMAESSQISKIKKMRNRSNSRKNSANSAGGAEKGTIVDERVEKELEDLSSLSPLDQLIRAARILNPRQFELPREINSHFPFPGTEKHDSGQKNGNGKRGPRXRKVYELDGYGLVPLPAKTCHTCGKSCRRAPLIACDYCDLFFHQDCLDPPLTALPTSMWMCPNHVEQFIDWKLVNSVSASERMKLWNHFNANIDQDTVKNEFFRKVHRRNPPFRVKQRLRVRDRIEIPPMIEYHYQNPPDLLPSLRELLRAKNSIVLWTQPSLFMTTRKFWIXYTELKAISGADEKLNQAEAECVHDESVGETTKETDPVSEDVQGPKCKSSPRGKKHKASPKKSPSAKATDAAEDETASAAKDADATEEVGSKKPKIEVVDEVSKDGVELEKINEELKSYDDSFIKLLAFQRLQQILTQRSETSAKVPEKVIIETIKSEEPVKTIPLPSQLLTKDDIERIAREFTSRNETTHXLPXQPNQFTNSFTPPMKVEQPKPNEDDPRAAVEKVQNKVVELTKSLEMGQTNNNLIRIRAVLTPVDVELPGCSWFDAPDLSRSIYMRYRSFSVGSGQGNDLQLSQYGSCQFISEKHATIFYDEVTKMFELLNYSEHGTTVNGQLFSCDFTTPTNDGPGITEAIVAPAKKTRKEDQDDGKDKKLDKAKLRKEIMDKIDLSRHCTRKNKDFISSTSMTNVVKPECGCATKPKVSGWEGTAILYQGSFLKFGCLSFLFTITDYDNGSGEFDDTDESSDEDH